One part of the Amaranthus tricolor cultivar Red isolate AtriRed21 chromosome 16, ASM2621246v1, whole genome shotgun sequence genome encodes these proteins:
- the LOC130803077 gene encoding alcohol acyltransferase 9-like: MGSNFVQVKEATVITPVDPTPNCVLSLSTLDSQLFLRFTIEYLLVYSPYLGLDRRQFVARVKSALGKALVQYYPLAGRVQSKGDGSGPLQVVCRAQGSVFVEAVSGYSRVDFERAPLYVDEWRQLLWLQVDDVLKGAPPLVVQLTWLADGAVAIGFGFNHCVCDGIGSAEFINSFAELTRGVPVRGPKPVWDRHLLGPFQCKMSVRVDSVSHPEFNRVEDCCGFIARFSRETLVPTSSVFSKCHINQLKRQTSRLSNSTYYTSFEVISAHIWRCWAKSLNMPSNQVLRLLFSVNFRNRLKSGLPVGFYGNGFTLGCAQTTVKDLTEKSLGYASDLIKKAKERVDDKYVKEVIELVSENRTIPDSVGVLILSQWSRLGLERVDFGLGKPAHVGPICSDKYCLLLPVHNQREAVRVMLAVPTSAVHIYQHLLTKPFSSNYNLRV, from the coding sequence ATGGGAAGTAATTTTGTTCAAGTGAAAGAAGCTACAGTTATAACCCCTGTGGACCCCACACCAAATTGtgttctttctctctctacccTTGATTCCCAACTCTTTCTTCGTTTCACCATTGAATATCTGCTGGTGTACAGTCCTTATCTTGGACTTGACCGTAGACAGTTTGTTGCTCGTGTGAAATCTGCTTTAGGTAAGGCATTAGTACAGTACTACCCACTTGCGGGTCGGGTCCAATCCAAGGGTGATGGGTCTGGGCCTTTACAGGTGGTTTGTCGGGCCCAAGGGTCAGTGTTTGTTGAAGCTGTTTCGGGTTATAGCAGGGTGGATTTCGAGAGGGCCCCACTTTATGTTGATGAATGGCGGCAACTATTGTGGTTACAAGTAGATGACGTTCTTAAAGGGGCCCCACCTCTTGTTGTTCAGCTGACGTGGCTTGCTGACGGGGCAGTGGCTATTGGGTTTGGGTTTAATCATTGTGTTTGTGATGGGATTGGAAGTGCTGAGTTTATTAACTCGTTTGCTGAGTTAACTCGTGGGGTTCCGGTCCGTGGGCCCAAGCCTGTTTGGGATCGCCACTTGTTAGGCCCGTTTCAGTGTAAGATGAGTGTCCGTGTTGACTCAGTGAGTCACCCTGAGTTTAACCGAGTTGAGGATTGTTGTGGGTTCATAGCAAGATTCTCAAGGGAGACATTAGTCCCAACTTCAAGTGTTTTTAGCAAGTGTCACATTAATCAACTCAAACGACAAACGAGTCGACTCAGTAACTCGACGTATTACACGTCATTCGAGGTTATTTCGGCCCATATTTGGAGGTGTTGGGCTAAGTCATTAAACATGCCATCAAACCAAGTCCTTAGGCTACTTTTTAGTGTTAATTTTCGAAACCGTTTAAAATCGGGCCTACCCGTTGGGTTTTATGGAAACGGGTTTACGCTTGGGTGTGCCCAAACCACGGTTAAAGACTTAACCGAGAAGAGTTTAGGTTATGCTTCCGATTTAATAAAAAAGGCTAAAGAACGGGTTGATGATAAGTACGTAAAAGAAGTGATCGAGTTAGTAAGTGAAAATCGAACAATTCCTGATTCAGTTGGagttttaatattatcacaatGGTCAAGACTTGGGCTAGAAAGGGTTGACTTTGGGCTTGGTAAACCAGCCCATGTGGGTCCCATATGCAGTGATAAGTACTGTTTGTTATTGCCAGTTCATAATCAAAGGGAGGCAGTGAGGGTGATGTTAGCTGTCCCCACAAGTGCAGTTCACATATACCAACATTTATTAACTAAACCTTTTTCTTCTAATTACAACTTAAGAgtataa